A part of Numenius arquata chromosome 2, bNumArq3.hap1.1, whole genome shotgun sequence genomic DNA contains:
- the LOC141479787 gene encoding cytokine receptor common subunit beta-like has protein sequence MLVCKGVKMRVLISLLLAPCFVLGVRTIRESIPMQTLQCYNDYVSLTTCTWMECSEAHEFLNVTLNFNSYEENKEMTCRSHTGENHADCQNATMHWVCHINGYDQENYNFKFDLTLQAELNVYLFQNVQTPPPQNLSVSLMTSGDFLLTWKAADGSQGLGSALEYEVTYKREWESWEKAASLFLSNTTSCHFHRKDLLPGSSYVARVRARPGQASGFSGQYSEWSTEVSWQTPEGGLQPSNLRCLFNGADRLMCSWEVKKAITTSVLFGLFFRATPASAYVLCPCQRACASPMEFLLCPVSSDLSPTSFSPLREEECSPVHEKTLPHVPYVVQSCEIPVSNSSSQSQYRVSVRAKTEEKLIEAYKNIKALPPTNVSVTVTENQEYELRWTKHTFKYGFIKQQYQVEYWKNNQHKKTAEKLNIVNDEPPFIFTLQMLASSTEYRGKMRARVNMALDYEGPWSEWSEEFSWKTENVLPPVVLPVMLPALIIILLIAAYCSYRYFLRKKQMWEEKIPNPSKSLLIQSYQREAVSQQPASKVGFSGQNASEEVEQVSCLQVLDGIMKSSPAEFHGAEGKTVQVSQATLAPQNFCQTSEVPYKTSLSSSVLVCPSNQTVGPSCLCARLPSKCEVHVSTDSKTCFAFNGPYLYSPVVSSQPDVHQTLEVDPVGVCEKSASLQYVTLPKEHCPQPPQRQEQPAAGPPQPFLLPDQKEMMQHLENEKEVSLAPPTCGKVRDMRTEEQKSPKALGCITSPQQCPLEYITTESLLLPSASDSTHPPLVTAGELPCDSQEPQPSSDHSCHEFSPAKTGVTAPVSGQAPTLSPELHLNTFGDPSGLHEQSEPTKMSLH, from the exons ATGCTCGTGTGCAAAGGTGTAAAGATGAGGGTGCTCATCAGTCTTCTTCTGGCTCCATGCTTTGTTTTGGGGGTTAGAACTATTCGAG AGAGCATCCCAATGCAGACCCTACAGTGTTATAATGACTACGTATCTCTTACAACTTGCACGTGGATGGAGTGTTCAGAGGCTCATGAATTCCTGAATGTGACTCTGAACTTTAACAGCTATGAAGA GAACAAAGAAATGACCTGCAGGTCCCACACAGGTGAAAACCACGCTGACTGCCAGAACGCCACAATGCACTGGGTGTGTCATATCAATGGATATGATCAAGAAAACTACAACTTCAAATTTGACCTGACACTACAGGCAGAGCTGAATGTCTACTTGTTTCAGAATG TTCAGACGCCCCCGCCTCAAAACCTCTCGGTCAGCTTGATGACATCGGGAGACTTCTTGCTGACCTGGAAAGCGGCTGATGGAAGCCAAGGGCTGGGCAGTGCCCTGGAGTATGAAGTCACTTACAAGCGGGAGTGGGAGTCCTGGGAG AAAgctgcctccctcttcctctccaacACCACAAGTTGCCATTTCCACCGCAAGGACCTTCTCCCGGGGAGCAGCTACGTTGCCCGTGTGCGAGCCAGACCGGGGCAGGCCAGTGGCTTCTCTGGGCAGTACAGCGAGTGGAGCACGGAGGTGTCATGGCAGACCCCTGAAG GTGGCCTTCAGCCCAGCAACCTTCGCTGCCTCTTCAATGGTGCAGATCGTCTGATGTGCAGCTGGGAAGTGAAGAAAGCGATCACCACCTCTGTCCTCTTTGGCTTGTTCTTCAGGGCCACTCCAGCATCAGCGTACGTGCTCTGCCCATGCCAGCGTGCCTGCGCCTCTCCCATGGAGTTTCTGCTCTGTCCCGTTTCCTCTGATCTCAGCCcaacttctttttctcccctcaggGAAGAGGAGTGTTCTCCTGTGCATGAGAAGACTTTGCCCCATGTTCCATATGTGGTCCAGAGCTGCGAGATCCCTGTTAGCAACTCCAGCAGTCAGAGCCAGTACCGTGTGTCTGTCCGGGCCAAGACAGAGGAGAAGCTGATTGAAGCCTACAAGAACA TTAAGGCGCTGCCACCTACAAACGTGTCAGTAACAGTGACAGAGAACCAAGAGTATGAACTGAGGTGGACAAAACACACTTTCAAATATGGCTTCATAAAACAGCAATACCAAGTCGAGTACTGgaaaaacaaccaacacaaaaAG aCTGCCGAGAAGTTAAATATCGTCAACGATGAACCTCCCTTCATCTTCACCCTGCAGATGTTGGCATCATCTACAGAATATAGGGGGAAAATGCGTGCAAGGGTGAATATGGCTCTGGATTACGAGGGGCCTTGGAGTGAATGGAGCGAGGAATTCAGCTGGAAGACTGAGAATG ttctgccaccGGTGGTTCTCCCAGTGATGCTCCCAGCTCTCATCATCATCTTGCTTATAGCTGCTTATTGCAGCTATAGGTATTTCCTCAG GAAGAAGCAAATGTGGGAGGAAAAGATTCCGAATCCCAGCAAGAGTCTCCTGATCCAGAGCTACCAGAGG gAAGCTGTCAGCCAACAGCCAGCCAGCAAGGTGGGCTTCAGTGGCCAGAACGCTTCTGAGGAGGTGGAGCAGGTTAGCTGCCTTCAAGTGCTTGATGG GATAATGAAAAGCAGTCCAGCAGAGTTCCACGGAGCTGAGGGGAAGACAGTGCAAGTTTCCCAGGCTACACTGGCTCCACAAAACTTCTGTCAGACTTCTGAAGTGCCATATAAAACCTCACTTTCATCATCTGTGCTTGTCTGCCCATCGAATCAGACAGTTGGGCCATCCTGCCTGTGTGCCAGGCTTCCAAGCAAGTGTGAGGTTCATGTGAGTACTGATTCCAAGACTTGCTTTGCTTTCAATGGTCCATACTTGTACAGCCCAGTGGTGTCCTCCCAGCCTGATGTGCATCAGACCTTGGAAGTGGACCCAGTGGGAGTCTGTGAGAAATCAGCTTCCCTTCAGTATGTGACCCTCCCAAAGGAACACTGTCCCCAGCCTCCACAGAGGCaagagcagccagcagcaggtcctCCACAGCCCTTCCTGCTCCCAGATCAGAAGGAAATGATGCAGCATcttgaaaatgagaaagaagtcTCCCTGGCCCCACCAACCTGTGGGAAAGTCAGGGACATGAGAACAGAAGAGCAGAAATCTCCAAAGGCTCTAGGTTGTATCACGTCTCCTCAGCAGTGCCCCTTGGAGTACATCACCACAGAGAGCCTGTTACTGCCATCAGCCAGCGACTCCACCCATCCGCCACTTGTCACTGCTGGGGAGTTACCCTGTGACTCACAGGAGCCCCAGCCCTCCAGTGACCACTCTTGTCATGAGTTTTCTCCTGCAAAAACTGGTGTCACAGCCCCAGTTTCAGGTCAAGCACCAACCTTGTCACCTGAATTGCACCTGAATACATTTGGAGATCCTTCAGGTCTCCATGAACAGTCAGAACCCACAAAAATGTCCTTACAttga